A DNA window from Anastrepha obliqua isolate idAnaObli1 chromosome 5, idAnaObli1_1.0, whole genome shotgun sequence contains the following coding sequences:
- the LOC129248242 gene encoding septin-interacting protein 1, whose protein sequence is MSDNEYERFEVTDYDLENEFNPGRRRNLSKNQQIYGIWADDSDNDSPEESSNRRGRRGRAGLGGGGGSKSKDYSAPVSFVAGGIQQSGKKDKKARKTSTDQQITDEESDEENARPSFGRKQVEADDGGTSDSATSSDEERTQRKRAEAGHQQRNSSARHSSNPNVGAWEQHTRGIGAKLLLQMGYQPGKGLGKDLQGISQPVQAHMRKGRGAIGAYGPEVAASVGGKGPVAKEGEDVREAKEFKEKLNKWKKCGDARQDKGKRYYYRSVEEVIEKGKKGSFALSENLSKKIGNVPVIDMTGPEKRVLSGYHALGQTKVVDEELYDLEQAVAGSSITSKKGSTFALPELMHNLQLIVNLCEQDIITLDKAEREATDRQAALEHERKNLEEIVHLEKNHIDTLEQALQLVEELTTSNELLTLQRAEQIFVKLQQNYAAEYKEFALGDLAAGVIAPLVKITLEDWKPLEQPTQNVELIKKWRGILEMNVDPQNESRNIFDPYSSLVWAGVIPSFRACAASWNPKLHQPMAALLDCWAPLFPTWILDSVLEQLVLPQLSNGVRDWDPLTDTVPIHIWILPWNNILGHKMEEFIFPTIREKLATALQAWMPQDRSARAMLTPWKGAFNDIEMQRFLSQHIIPKLQLVLNEFIINPLQQQLELWNQVWEWHELIPTHQMAQLLDKYFFPKWMQVLVLWLNQSPDYAEISRWYTGWKSMLTEDMLREPSIKEHLRRALEMMHRATDVLAPGLASIPTPIMTATPPPPPPPTMLDLQMVAPAQLEFKELVSQKCAERGILFAPMPGRRELGKQVYRVGKLYCYIDRNVCMLSDNSMKNWLPSSVQQLLDRAM, encoded by the exons ATGTCTGATAATGAATACGAGCGGTTCGAGGTAACTGATTACGATTTAGAAAACGAATTTAATCCGGGGCGTCGTAGAAATCTTTCAAAGAACCAGCAAATTTATG GCATTTGGGCCGATGATAGTGATAATGACAGCCCCGAAGAGTCCAGCAACCGGCGCGGACGCCGTGGGCGCGCTGGACTTGGTGGCGGTGGTGGCAGTAAATCGAAAGACTACTCGGCACCGGTAAGTTTTGTCGCTGGTGGCATACAACAATCGGGCAAAAAGGATAAAAAGGCGCGTAAAACCAGCACAGACCAACAAATCACCGATGAGGAAAGTGATGAAGAAAATGCGCGTCCATCTTTTGGTCGCAAACAAGTTGAGGCGGATGATGGTGGTACCAGTGATTCGGCGACCAGTTCCGATGAGGAACGCACGCAGCGGAAACGTGCTGAGGCAGGCCATCAGCAGCGCAATAGTAGTGCGCGTCATAGTAGTAATCCAAATGTGGGCGCTTGGGAACAGCACACGCGTGGCATTGGCGCGAAATTGCTACTGCAGATGGGCTATCAACCAGGCAAGGGTTTGGGCAAAGACTTGCAAGGTATATCACAACCAGTACAGGCGCATATGCGTAAAGGGCGCGGTGCGATTGGTGCTTATGGGCCAGAGGTTGCTGCTAGTGTTGGTGGAAAGGGG CCAGTGGCGAAAGAAGGTGAAGATGTGCGTGAGGCCaaagaatttaaagaaaaacttaacaAGTGGAAAAAATGCGGCGACGCACGTCAAGATAAAGGTAAACGTTACTACTACCGTTCGGTCGAGGAGGTGATTGAGAAGGGGAAAAAAGGGAGTTTCGCGCTCTCAGAAAATTTAAG CAAAAAGATTGGAAACGTTCCGGTTATAGATATGACCGGTCCTGAAAAGCGCGTACTTAGCGGCTATCATGCCCTGGGACAAACGAAGGTGGTCGACGAAGAACTCTATGACTTGGAACAGGCTGTCGCAGGCAGCAGCATTACCTCAAAGAAAGGCAGCACCTTTGCGCTGCCCGAACTGATGCACAATCTACAGCTTATTGTAAACCTCTGCGAACAGGACATTATAACGCTCGACAAAGCAGAGCGTGAGGCTACTGATCGTCAGGCAGCGTTAGAACATGAGCGCAAAAATCTTGAAGAAATCGTGCATTTGGAGAAGAATCACATCGATACGCTGGAACAAGCCTTGCAACTAGTAGAGGAGCTGACCACGAGCAATGAACTGTTGACACTACAACGTGCCGAGCAAATTTTTGTCAAACTGCAGCAGAACTATGCGGCCGAGTATAAAGAATTTGCGCTTGGCGATCTGGCCGCGGGTGTTATTGCACCGCTTGTTAAAATAACTCTGGAAGATTGGAAACCACTCGAACAGCCGACGCAAAATGTTGAGCTGATCAAGAAGTGGCGCGGCATATTGGAAATGAATGTTGATCCGCAAAACGAGTCGCGCAATATTTTCGATCCTTACTCCTCGCTTGTATGGGCAGGTGTTATACCGAGTTTTCGCGCATGCGCTGCCTCCTGGAATCCGAAATTGCATCAACCTATGGCTGCACTACTCGATTGTTGGGCGCCGCTATTCCCCACCTGGATACTGGACTCTGTGCTCGAACAGCTAGTGCTGCCGCAGCTGAGCAACGGTGTGCGCGATTGGGATCCGCTCACGGACACCGTACCCATACACATTTGGATATTGCCGTGGAATAATATATTGGGTCATAAAATGGAGGAGTTCATCTTTCCCACGATACGCGAAAAATTGGCAACTGCTTTGCAGGCGTGGATGCCCCAAGATCGTTCAGCGCGCGCAATGCTCACGCCCTGGAAGGGCGCATTCAATGACATCGAAATGCAGCGTTTCCTGTCACAACACATCATACCGAAACTGCAATTGGTACTGAATGAATTCATTATAAATCCATTGCAACAACAACTCGAGCTGTGGAATCAGGTGTGGGAGTGGCATGAGCTGATACCCACACATCAAATGGCACAGCTGCTCGATAAATATTTCTTTCCCAAATGGATGCAAGTGTTGGTGTTGTGGCTCAATCAATCGCCCGACTATGCGGAGATCTCGCGTTGGTATACCGGCTGGAAGAGCATGCTAACCGAGGATATGTTGCGTGAACCCTCGATCAAAGAGCATTTGCGTCGTGCGCTTGAAATGATGCATCGCGCCACCGACGTACTAGCACCAGGACTTGCTTCAATACCAACACCCATAATGACGGCGAcgccaccaccaccgccgcctCCGACTATGTTGGATCTGCAAATGGTAGCACCAGCGCAATTGGAATTCAAGGAATTGGTCTCGCAGAAGTGCGCCGAACGAGGTATACTTTTTGCGCCAATGCCAGGACGAAGGGAGTTGGGCAAACAG GTTTACCGCGTCGGCAAGTTGTACTGTTATATTGATCGCAATGTTTGTATGCTAAGCGACAACAGCATGAAAAACTGGTTGCCCTCATCTGTGCAGCAGCTATTGGATCGAGCCATGTAa